In Natrinema sp. HArc-T2, the genomic window AATAATCAATTCGTTTCGGAGAGTCGGTGACGGGACGTTCTCACACATCGCCTCCTTCTCTTCCGGAGTGACGTAGACGATATCGGCGTTGTTGTGTTTCTTCGTATCCTTCTTGACGAACTCCTTTCGCTCCAAATCTTCGAACGGGTTTTCCTCGATAGCCTCAAACCGGCCTGAGAGCCGATTGAACAGTGCCCGCACGGACTCGTAGCGACTCGCGATAGTATTTGGTGCATAGCCCTGCTCCATCTGGTCCACGAAATAGTCCTCAAGGTCAAGTGCCCTGAGATCTGTCAGCGACTCATCTTGGTCAGACAGCCATCGATCGAAATTTCTGAGATTGGAGAGATGAGTATCGTAGGACGATTCGGCTTTCTTTACCTTTACGCGGTCGAGATGGCGGGTAATCCAATCGTCCATGAATTAGCCCTCCTTGTAGTAGCGGGTTTCACCATCCCAGTCCAGTGTGTGGACTTGGTGGGTATCCTGCTGGAGTCGGTTGAGAGCTTTGCGGACCTCTTTTTCTCGAGTGTCAAGAGCATCAGCAATTAGCTTAATTCGGCCAGAGTCCGATCGGACCATCCCGATCTCGCGAAGTGTAGCTCCGTCAGAAACCTTCTGTTCGTACTCCTTGATCTCAGCTTTCGTTGGCAGTTTCTCAAATACCTCGTTGGCCAGTTGCCGAACATCGGGATCGGCTCTCACCTCTCGCTCAAGCCCAGACAACCGTTTCTCGACCTCCTTCAGTACCTGCTCCACTTGGCCAATACTACTGTGGATCTCATCGAAGTGGCTAACGGCGTTTTCAGACAGTTCGGCACTACTGTTCCCTTCTTGGCTCTGCTGGATTTCGCTCTCAATTGCTTGCCGAATGAGTTGTGACAAGTACTGGAATTCGCTTTCTTCCTCCAAATATTTCTTCCAGCGTTCCTTGCGCTCCGGATCAACCCAGAGATTCACGCTTTCTTTGTCGTAACCGTTGTCATTTTCTGACATTGCCGCCAGACCGATTAGCCTCTTGGTGCATAATATTCATGCACCATCGCTGTGAAAATAGACAGCCTTTTTTATTATTCATGGCTTCTCGAGAAGTAAGATGATAGATCTAACTGACTGGATATCTAATCGAGTTATCGCCGGAGTTTCCGTTATTGCAGTAGTTCCTATTTTATTTGGATTTCTAGTACTGGTTGTTTTGCTACCAGACCTAAATAGAAGTAATCAAGCGATTGTTATTGCTACAGGAACTGGGGCATTTGGCACACTTATTCTCGCACTTGCCACCTTTTTCAATATTGTTCAGAGCAACCAAGTGCTGCAGATACGTGAAAAGAAACGGCAGAAGCCTTTAGCAATTGATGAAATCTCTAATCTTATTGAACCGGGAATAGAGACCGTAAAAGCCAATCTCGAAGCCCCAAAGAACTCTCATGGAAATGGTTGTGGGTTTGAATGGAACTATTTAGATCCAGAAGAATTGTCTCAAAGAGGCAGGAGACCTCATGCGATATTTACTAGCGACTCGATAGCGCTATCTAGATTATCAACAAGCAGGCCTGATCTGGTAGAACAAATCACGGCTCATAATGGGAAAATAGGGGACGTTGCAGAGCGTACACAGCGGTTCCAAGAACAAATCCATCCTAAAATCCGAGAATTTCTTGAGGAGTCGGATAGGGGACAAGATATCGACTCTGATTTACGGGTTATCACGTCGGCTATCCTTAAGGAGGTTGATCAGTTTGGTGAATCGAGTGATCTATATCAGTTTTGGGAAGAGTATGGTGATCGCCTCATCCAATATTCAAAAGATTTACCAGAAGCAGAATTAGAGGAGATCCAAAAGTTAGAGCAGGAATATCTTGAAGTTGCTAAGGAAACATTCGGAATGTTAGAGGACCGGAAGCTAGAGCTAAAGAAGGAGTACGGGATATCTGAGGAGGAAATATCATTTGAAAAAAACATTCTAGAGCGGACCTAGAAATCGAATTCGGTTCTGAGTGGTATGTGATTGGTATGTACCTATACACAGGAAACAAGTTCATCACGGACTGAGACTGAGTCAACGCGGACCGTTCTCCGACCGAACCGCACGTGAGACGACCGAAGAGCGACTTCTCTGTGCTCGAATCCACACCCACATCCCTAACCCGCGGTCCGTGATCACCGTCATGCATGAACGACCGTATCGATACCGGCAGTACGACTCGAGTCGCGATCGCCTGTCAGGGCGGCGGGAGCCATACGGCGTGCCGAGCGGTTCCTCGAGAGCCAGTCGTGAGAGCGTCGGCGGTCTCCGAACCCGTCGGTCACGATGCCAGCCACAGCCCGGCTCGGGCTCGAACCGGCGACTGGATCGACGAAGCCGATGACGATCCGTCGGATCGCCGTACCGTTCACCGACGGCAGAACGGTGTATTTCCGTCTCGGTGTGGTATGGAATCTCCCAAAATGAACCTGCCATTCAGCCGACGCCGCTTTCTGACGGGAGCAGCCGTCGGCGCGGCGACCGGGATCGTCGGCACCGCCTCGCGGTCGGTGGCTGCTGCCGTCGACACGAACGAACCGAACGCGATCGCTGCACTACCCGACGCAGTCGGTCTCGAGACGGTGGTCGATGGACTGGCGTTTCCGTTGGCCGTTGCATTCGCACCCGATTCGGACCGGCGGTATATTGCGGAACGCGACGGTCGGATTTGGGTCCACGAGTCCGATGGGCTCCGTGATGAGCCGTTGCTCGACCTGCGCGAGACGGTCGTCACCGGCGGTGAGCGAGGGCTACTGGGGATGACGCTGCATCCCGATTTCGCCGAGAACCGTCGCCTGTTCGTCCACTACAGCGCGCCGCGTCGATCCGACACGCCACAGGAGTTCGACCACACGGGTATTCTCGCGACGTTCGAGACGACCGACGATGGGACGCGAGTGCGATCGACCTCCGAACGCGTCGTCCTCGAGATTCCCCAGCCGGCGGACTTCCACAACGGCGGTGATCTCGCGTTCGGGCCGGACGGCTACCTCTACGCCGGGATCGGTGCGGGCGGCGGGGGTGGCGGCGGTGGACAGGATGTGACGACGGATCTGCTGGGAAGCGTGATCCGCATCGATGTCGACGGTCGCTCGACCGCCGGGGAGTATGCCGTCCCCGAGGACAACCCGCTGGTCGGTCGCGATGGACTCGACGAGTACTACGCCTGGGGGTTTCGAAACCCCTGGCGGCTGTCGTTCGACGACGGCGACTGCTTCGTTGCGGATGTCGGCGAGAACGAGTACGAAGAAGTCAACCTCGTCGAGCGGGGCGGCAACTACGGCTGGAACGTCAAGGAGGGCACCCACTGTTATCGGGAAGAAGACTGTCCGGACGAGGCATCCGGACCCGGTCTGAGCGGCGACCAGTTCCAGGACCCCATCATCGAGTACCCACACCCGCCGACCGAGACTGCCGTCAGCGGCGTCTCGGTCATCGGCGGCTACGTCTCCCGCGACTCCTCACTCCCGGCGCTCGAGGGCGCGTACGTCTTCGGTGATCTCGCGGCGGATGGCCGGCTGTTCGCTGCCACCCGCCCCGACGACGATGATGACCTGTGGCCGACGACCGTCATCGAAGTCGACGATGAATCGAAACTCGAGCGGATACTCTCGTTCGGTCGCGACGACGAGGGTGCAGTGTACGTCCTCGGATTGGGAGCCGATAGTGGTGGCCTCCACCGGATCGTCTCCGCTATGTGAGTACACTCTTCTGAGAAGCACGGAGTCGCCGCTCGAGGGCGGTTTCATCGATTGTTCCGGACAGTAGTAACATTTTTACCCTTAACCGCGAACCCGACGCCTATGGAGGATCCGGGATCGTATGCACTTCTCGGCCGCCTCACCCTGGCAGCGTTCGTCATGATCGCGCCGACGCTTTGCTTTCTGGGGTTGACCCGCGGCCTCGAGCGGTTGCGAGACGACGACCTGATTAACGAGTGGGCGCGGACGCACGGCCACGCGGAACACGACGTCACGGACCGCGAGGACGCCCTCGCGGCGCTGACGAACGAGCGCGGCGTCGACGCCGGTAGCTCGTCGCTCGTTCGGTGTGCTGTGTGTGGAACGCGAAACCGGGCTGGTGTGACGTACTGTCACAGCTGTCAACACCAGCTGTAGGCGGTTCTTCCCGCAGTGGATGGCAGACTCGGTGTGTGATGGGGTCCGCTATCGAGTCATGCTGGGAGACTAGTCGCTCGCGACCGTCCGCGCCTGCCGAACGTCCCGCTCGAGGCGCTCGGCGTACTCGAGTCGGAGCTGTCGTGCCTCCTCGAGTCCGACCGGTCCCCGGCCGTCGATCTCGTGTGAGATCGGCTCGTAGGTCGCGACGTCGAACCCCATCCGCTCGAGGTAGGATCGAACCGCGTCCGACGCGAGCCCCTCCCGGATCGCGGCGTTGACGTACTCGATCACCGCGTCGAACTCCGGCAGGACAACTTCGTCGGCCGTGATGGCACCGGATTCACCCTCGATTCGGATCTCGGCATCCTCGAGGTGAGCGCTGACGTCGGCGATCCTGTCGGCCAGCCGGACGACCTGACTCGGGAGAGCGGTATCGGGAGACCGCCATTCGACCGTCGAAAACGTTTCTCGGAGCTGTACGGGCGTCCAGACCGCGCTCTCGGGGTCGAAACTCGACTGGATGGTCGCCCGATCGGCACCCGCTTCGATGGCCGCCGTCACGAACTCCTCGTATCGCCGCTCGAGCCGGCGGGTCCACTCGTCTGCGTCGTCGGCATAGGGCCACAGCCGGCCCTGGTGAGGGACGCCATCGTATGCCATCCAGCGGTAGAGTTTCGACCGTGCCCCGCTGGCCAGATACCGACCGCGGAAGTACGGCGAGGAGTTGACTAACGCCAGCGCGGGATCAAGCGCGATGAGCGCGTTCAACTGGTCGATCTCGCGTCCCGGTTGTTGTTCAACGTGGATATGAGTTCCCGCACAGTGGCGGACGTACTCGAACTCGTCACCGATGACCTGATCTTGGATTCGTGTCCGATCGCTCGGGCGATCCCGCACCTCGTCGTGGTTTACCGGTGTCGCGAGCGGGACGAGGCCCTTGTCGAGTTCGTCGGCCCGGTCCAGCACGCGTTCGATTCGATCGAACAGTTCGTCGCGTAGCTCCGCTGTCGTCTCACACGGCGTCGTTTTGATCTCGAGCAGCGGCTCGACGAACTCGCGCTCGGCTCCCGCCGACGCCTCGACGAGTTCCGCCGGTTCGGCCAGCCGCCCCTCGTCGTCGATGACCCAGTACTCGACTTCGATGCTCCGTCGTATCGGCTCGGGTTCATGTGCTGACACAGTGTCCTCCGGATTGCGGCATCGTCTCATGCGGACCAGTGGTCCCCCAGCGCTCTCGGCTGTACATCACTTGCCCGCTGCCTACCGATTGCTAACTAACCACACGCCCACATCGGGAAGCCACTACAAGAAATTTTCGCGAGTGGTAACATTCGCACACGGGGCGGCGACGAAGCCGGCTCGGCCCAGCCGTCCTGCCCGTCTCGTCCGTGTCGATCGCGCGTGGTCACGCTTTCTGGAGGTCGTCCGATCCGCCAGTGTCGACGGCGCTCTCCGGACCAGTCGCCGGAACCAGACAGCGACGATGGATTCGGGATGCCGACAGAGCTTTCCGCCGACACAAAGGATTTACATCTCCTAATTATATCTAATTACGAGATGAGCGAGAACTTCCCCGACTACGTCGACGTCGACTATACCGACGGTGAAGGCGAAGATCCCGAGGACTATGCCCACATTCAGGACAAGATCGAGAAAGCGATCGAGGTCACCCGCGAGGGCCTCGAGTCCTACGAGAACCCCGCAGTCATGTGGACTGGCGGCAAAGACTCCACGCTGACGCTGTACTTCATCAAGGAGGTCGCCGACCGCTTCGACCTCGAGGTACCCCCTGCAGTGTTCATCGACCACTACCAGCACTTCGACGAGATCCACGACTTCGTCGACCACTGGGCTGACGAGTGGGACCTCGAGGTCATCTACGCGCGCAACGAGGACGTCGGCGGCTACGTCGACGAACACGACCTCGAACCCGGCGACGACATCGACATCTCGGACCTGTCCGAGCACAACCAGCACCACGTCCGTGACATCCTCGAATACGAGGAGGACACGTTCCCGTTCCTGCTTGACACCTACGTCGGCAACCACCTGCTGAAGACGGTCGCGCTCAACGACGCCCTCGAGGAGTACGACATCGACGGCGTCATCTCCGGCGTCCGCTGGGACGAACAGGAAGCCCGCGCCGACGAGACGTTCTTCTCGCCGCGGCACGACCCCGACATCTACCCGCCCCACGACCGAATTCAGCCCATTCTGCAGTTCGACGAGGCCGCCGTCTGGGACGCGTTCTGGAACTTCGTGGTGCCGGACACCGTCGAGAACTTCCCCGAGGAGGGCTACGTCCCCGAGAGCGACGAGGACCTGCCGGAAGGCGTCGCACAGGACGACATCCCGATCTCGCCGAAGTACTTCGCCGGCTTCCGCTCGCTGGGCAGCGAAGTCAGCACCGAAAAGAGCGACCAGGAACCCGCCTGGCTCCAGGATCTCGAGGGGACGACCGAGCGCGCGGGCCGCGCCCAGGACAAAGAAGACCTGATGGAGCGCCTGCGCGACCTCGGCTACATGTAGGCCGGTCGCGGTCGAGGGTCGCATCACTCGCTAACTGCTGATTTTTGCGGTTTTGACGCTCGAGAGTGTCACGAGCGACAGCTTGGAGAGAGCGAATCGGTGATCCGATAGCGATACAACAGCGAGCGCTACTTCCCAGTCGTTAGCGGCCTGCTGCGCGGTACTCGCCGTGTTTGACGCCGAGTGCGAGCATGATCAGGCCGAAGGCGATCATCGACGGCGCGACCATCATCAAAACGGTGCTCGTGCCCATCATTGGGGCGGCAGCCAGCCCACCGACGCCGAGCGCGATTATCACGATGAATACGGCCGCCGTCTTGGGAAGATCGAACTCCATATGCGGGGGTTAGGAATCGGTCACCTAATGGTATCGGAAATCGGCAGCCCATTCATGCTCTCAGAGAAGAGACAGTAATTTCTTCCGCCAGATGGACGCGGATCGCGATTACGCTTGCGAGGGACGAACCAGGTTCGCCAGTCCGATGACGGCCCCGAGGAACCAGCCAAGTGGGAACGAGATGCCGAGCCACATCGCGGCGTAGGCCGCCCCCTCGAGGCTGAAGTTGCTTCGCAGGTAGTCGTTGATGCCGCCGACGACCAGCACGTTATCGAGCGCCCAGACGGCGAACTCGTAGCTTGGGTCGAGGACGTATGGGTGCAGCGACGGCGTCACGAGTGCAGCGACGACTGGCGGCAGGAACAGCGCCGTCATCGCGAACGGATAGGCGAGCAGGACCGAAAGTGCCCGGCCACCGAATTTCGAGGTGACAGCTGCGAGCGTGGTCGAGACGATCGCGACGGCGCTGGCGGCTGCAATCGCGAGGAAGGCGTCAAAGGGGATCCGCAGGTACGCGATCGCCGTCAGCGACCCCCAGACGAGCAGCGCAAGACCCGTGACGCCGGCGATGCCGAGTCGCGTCCGCGTCGAGTCGAGTTTCGCCGCGTAAAAGCGGGTTGCAAAGCCAAGGACAGTCAACGGATAGAGGACGAGCAAGCCGATGACTCCCAGTACGCTCCAGCCGTGATAGCCGACCTTTTGTGGGAGTGTGTCGGGCTTCCACTTGCCCATGACGGAGTGGCCGCGGCCACGTTGCCTGCGGAAGACGAGTTCCATCCAGGCCCCATGTAACCGCTGAATGTCGGTCCTAACCGCGCCGACGAGCCCACCACCGCCACTGCGTTGTGAGCGGGTAGACATACGCGAGCCAAAAAGCTGACGTACCGTAAACTTTCCTGCTTTTTCTTCATGGCCGATATGACCGACAGCTGTCACACCTACGGAAATGGCGGTCGGTCGAAATCAGCGTGTAGATATCGGCGTCGCTGACAGTCACTGCACGGTCGATCGCGTGACGGCACAGTAATCAGTACGTGTGCCGTGTCAGTCAGGTCGATAAAGACGACCGTCCGTGCGCCGATCAGTTCCAGGGGGCGAAGTCGGGATCGACTTCGCGACTCGTCTCGTCGATCGCGTCGATCTTGTTGCGGTCTTCCTGATCGAGCTCGAGCGTCAGCGACGCCCAGTTGTCGGCGATGTGTGCGTCGCTGGTCGCCTTCGGAATCGCCGTCACACCCTTCTCGCGCGCCCAGGCGAGGCTGACCTGCGCTTCGCTGGCGTCGTGTTTCGCGGCGATCT contains:
- a CDS encoding sorbosone dehydrogenase family protein, which produces MESPKMNLPFSRRRFLTGAAVGAATGIVGTASRSVAAAVDTNEPNAIAALPDAVGLETVVDGLAFPLAVAFAPDSDRRYIAERDGRIWVHESDGLRDEPLLDLRETVVTGGERGLLGMTLHPDFAENRRLFVHYSAPRRSDTPQEFDHTGILATFETTDDGTRVRSTSERVVLEIPQPADFHNGGDLAFGPDGYLYAGIGAGGGGGGGGQDVTTDLLGSVIRIDVDGRSTAGEYAVPEDNPLVGRDGLDEYYAWGFRNPWRLSFDDGDCFVADVGENEYEEVNLVERGGNYGWNVKEGTHCYREEDCPDEASGPGLSGDQFQDPIIEYPHPPTETAVSGVSVIGGYVSRDSSLPALEGAYVFGDLAADGRLFAATRPDDDDDLWPTTVIEVDDESKLERILSFGRDDEGAVYVLGLGADSGGLHRIVSAM
- a CDS encoding zinc ribbon domain-containing protein, yielding MEDPGSYALLGRLTLAAFVMIAPTLCFLGLTRGLERLRDDDLINEWARTHGHAEHDVTDREDALAALTNERGVDAGSSSLVRCAVCGTRNRAGVTYCHSCQHQL
- a CDS encoding glutamate-cysteine ligase family protein, with protein sequence MSAHEPEPIRRSIEVEYWVIDDEGRLAEPAELVEASAGAEREFVEPLLEIKTTPCETTAELRDELFDRIERVLDRADELDKGLVPLATPVNHDEVRDRPSDRTRIQDQVIGDEFEYVRHCAGTHIHVEQQPGREIDQLNALIALDPALALVNSSPYFRGRYLASGARSKLYRWMAYDGVPHQGRLWPYADDADEWTRRLERRYEEFVTAAIEAGADRATIQSSFDPESAVWTPVQLRETFSTVEWRSPDTALPSQVVRLADRIADVSAHLEDAEIRIEGESGAITADEVVLPEFDAVIEYVNAAIREGLASDAVRSYLERMGFDVATYEPISHEIDGRGPVGLEEARQLRLEYAERLERDVRQARTVASD
- a CDS encoding phosphoadenosine phosphosulfate reductase family protein, encoding MSENFPDYVDVDYTDGEGEDPEDYAHIQDKIEKAIEVTREGLESYENPAVMWTGGKDSTLTLYFIKEVADRFDLEVPPAVFIDHYQHFDEIHDFVDHWADEWDLEVIYARNEDVGGYVDEHDLEPGDDIDISDLSEHNQHHVRDILEYEEDTFPFLLDTYVGNHLLKTVALNDALEEYDIDGVISGVRWDEQEARADETFFSPRHDPDIYPPHDRIQPILQFDEAAVWDAFWNFVVPDTVENFPEEGYVPESDEDLPEGVAQDDIPISPKYFAGFRSLGSEVSTEKSDQEPAWLQDLEGTTERAGRAQDKEDLMERLRDLGYM